GCAAAGTGATCAACTATGTAGGCCCCATCGAAGGCTTCCAGCTATTCGATGGCGACGTGGATGTAGTCGTTTGCGACGGCTTCGTCGGCAATATCGTTTTAAAATCCAGCGAAGCGCTATTCGGCTTCATCGGAGCCACCATCAAAGAAGAACTGGTGCGCAATCCCAAACGTATACTCGGTGCCGCGCTCTCCAAGTCAGCCTTCCGCGACATGAAAGTGCGCCTCAGCCCCGACCAGCACGCGGGCGCCCCACTACTGGGGCTCAAAGGTAACATTTTGAAATCGCACGGCTCCTCCAATTATATTGCAATTGCCAATGCTTTAAGGATCGCCCGCGAGGTGGTGATGCATGATATGATTGACTCAATCGGTTCAGATATCAATCAAGTGAGTGACCTGATCTAAACTTTCTGCCGCTGCGCTACAGCAGAGCGGCAGATTCAAATACGATCGTTCACGTAGAATCCAATTTTTTCAATGTCTCAGCCTACTCAATCCGTTATCATTACCGGCACAGGTGCGTATGCACCCGATCATATAGTGACCAATGATGATATGGCCAAAATCGTGGAGACGTCGGACGAATGGATTCGCACGCGCTCCGGCATCAGTGAGCGCCGCTTTGCTGCCAAAGACGAAACCACCAGCGACATGGCGCAGCTGGCCGCGGAAAAAGCAATCGCCGCCGCTGGCATCGACCGCAACGAGATCGACCTCATCATCGTTGCCACCATGACGCCGGACATGCCCTTTCCTTCGACCGCATGCTTACTCCAAAGCAAGCTCGGACTCAACAACATCACTGCCTTCGACATACAGGCAGCCTGCTCTGGTTTTATTTACGCACTCAACACCGGCTCCAATATGCTGCGCTCCGGTGCTTATAAAAAAGCCCTCATCATCGGTGCCGAAAAAATGAGCTCGATCTTAGACTTTGAAGACCGCACCACTTGCGTGCTCTTCGGCGATGGTGCCAGCGCAGTCATTTTAGAGACCTCAGAGACTGCTGCCGTGGGCGTACTCGACACGATCACTGGTTCCGACGGGTCCGATCCCAGCCTGCTCTACCAAGCCGCTGGCGGCTCCGCAATTCCCGCAAGTGTCGAATCTATCAACGCACGCCAGCACTTCATCAAGATGAACGGCAAGGAGATATTCAAGCTCGCCGTCCGCGTCATGGGCCAAGTGAGCCAAGATGTGCTGGAGCGTAACGACTACAGCACCGACCAAGTCGACCTGCTCATTCCACACCAGGCCAACATGCGTATCATCGACAGCCTCGCCAAACGAATGAAGCTGCCGATGGAACAATTTCACAACAATCTTGACCGCTATGGGAACACCTCCGGTGCATCTGTCGGGATCGCCCTGGACGAAGCCTTCCGCAATGGCCGCATAAAGTCCGGCGACTTAGTGCTACTGGTCGCCTTCGGGGCAGGCTTGACCTGGGGAGCCTCACTGATCAAATGGCAGTAATCTGGCACTAAACAATATGCAACGCAACGCTTTCACTCTTCTCGCAATCTGGTTTCTCCTCCTCTCCTCCTTACAAGTTGAAGCAGGACTCAATCCATTCAGCTGGTTCGCAGGCGACGACGAGGAAGACGTCATCGCACTTAAAATTGCCAGTCCCGCCGATGAAGCCGCAGCCGCCTCGCTACTGGAGACTGGCATGGCCAAACTAGAAGACGGCAACACAGGCTCCGCCAACCGCACCTTCAAGAAAATCATCAAAAAATATTCGACTGCCAAAGCCGCAGCCGATGCCCGCTACTATCGCGGACAAATTCTCACCACCAAAGGCAAATGGGTGAAAGCCTTTGCCAGCTTCCAGGAAGTCATCTCTAAACACCCCAACTACGAAAGCTTCGACCAAGTGATCGGCGCACAATTTGAATGCGCGACCGCACTCATGGAAGGTGCCCGCGGACGCATCCTATGGATCATTCCAGGCTTTAGACAATATGGCGAAGCCACCCGCGAATTTGAACAAATCGTTCGCAACGCCCCCTACAGCGATTATGCACCGCTCTCGTTGATGAACATCGCGATCGTCTCGGAAATGCAAGAAAAGCCCGAAGATGCCATTGATGCGCTCGATCGCTTGATCAACTACTACCCACAGAGCATGCTCGCCCCCGACGCCTACTATAACATGGCCGAGACCTACTCGAACCTCGTCAAAGGCGCTCAATACGACCAAGGCTCCACCCGCCAAGCCATCAGTTACTACGAAGATTTCCTGATCCTCTTCCCCAAGAGTAACTACCTGGGCGAGGTCGAAAGTAATCTGGCCGCGATGGAAGATCTACTGGCCCGTAGTCGACTCAGCCTGGGTGACTTCTTCTATAATTTCCGCTCCAACAACACCGCGGCACTGGTCTTTTACAACGAAACCATCACCATCGCCCCCGAATCCGAAGCGGCTGCAGAAGCACGCCTCCGCATCGCCGACATCGAAGCAGGCGTCAAGCCGACATCCGGCGCCAGTATCCTGCGCAAGATCCTGACAGACTAATCAACATAAATACCGGCGGCCCCAGTCCACTTAGCTTAAATCATGAAGATGCTCCCAAACGCCCTCCGCACCCCCCTGCTCGCTATGCTCACCGTGCTGGCCGCGATCCTGATTAGCGGTTGTCAATCCTATCAATGGGGCAACCCGGCGGAGCTCCCCTTCAAGTCGATCTACATCAAACCTGTCTCCAACGACAGCTTCGCACCACAAGCACAAGCACTACTCAGCGGACAGATACGGGATGCCTTCATTCGTGATGGACGCACCCTGCTCGTCACCAGCGAAGAAGACGCCGATGCGGTACTACTGGTCAATCTGACCAACTACAAACGAAGAGCCGCGGCCCTCAGTAGTCAAGATACCGCCACCGCTGCCGATTTTGATCTCACACTCGTGGCCGAGCTCTCTCTATATAACCAAAATCAAGGGGATTACTTTTTTGAAGGACGCGTCATCGAAGAAACTTCCAACGCCTACGTCAACAACCCCTACCTGGCGTCCACAGCGACATCCAACACACAGAGCTTCCTCCAATCCGAGGACCAAGCCATGTCACTGCTGACCCGCGATCTCGCTCGAAGAATAAGCAACGAAGTGCTCAGCCCTTGGGAACCCAAGCAGTAATCCCCGTCCAGCGCCCTTTTTAAACGCCGACGCAGGTCGGCGTTTTTTTGTGTAAGCTGCAGTACAAACACGATCAGCAATGTGAATGAGATCCAGTATCAAAGATTATATTGACAGCGAGTAAATTGAGCTATTGGGACTCATCCTCCCGTCAAACAAACCTAACAATAAACAAATGAAAAAACACCCTATCCTCGCGCTGGTCATCCTTGGCCTTGCAGCCTTCGCATCGACGCTGCGTGCAGCTGAAGAAACCACAACCTCCATGCCTTCGCGTGAAGTCATGTGGGAAATGTTGCAGCAACAACAAAAGCAAATCGCCGAACTCACCGCACTGGTAAAGGCCAACCAATCCAGCACAGTCGAAACACGCCTCGAACTCGCGCAGGCCAAAGCAGCCGCCTCCAATGCTCAAGCTGAAGCCAACAACACTCGTAAAGCGCTGGCATCGACTCAAGCTCAGCTCGAAGCCACCACTCTCGCGGTCGAAGAATCTGGCAGCAGCTTCGGATCTGCCGGCTGGTGGGAAAAGACCTCTGTGGGCGGCTACGGCGAACTACATGCAAACTTCTATGAAAATGCGGACAATGAAATCGATTTCCACCGCTTCGTACTCTTCGTCAACCATGAGTATAACGACTGGATCACCCTCTATACCGAACTGGAGCTAGAACACTCCCTCGCTGGTGACGGTGCGAGCAAACCAGGTGAAGTGGAACTCGAACAAGCCTTCGTCCGCATGGACTGGACCGAACGCTTCAGCACCGATGCGGGTCTCTTCCTGATGCCTGTTGGCATTACCAATGAAACACACGAGCCCAATACATTCTACGGAGTCGAGCGCAACAACATTGAGTCCCGCATTATCCCCTCCACATGGTGGGAAGCCGGCCTCAAAGGCACCTACCGCTTCAATAACGGCATCGCCGTCGATGCTGGCATCACTTCCGGTCTGGATATGACCACAGATGGCGTCATACGTGGTGCACGTCAAAAAGTCGCTGAGGCCATCAACAACGAAGCTGCCTTCGTCGGTCGTGTAAAATACACCGGCATCGCAGGGCTCGAACTAGGCGCTTCAGCCTTCTATCAAGATGAAATGAAACAATCCGTAGGCGGCGATGTTTCCGGTCTATTGACAGAAGTCCATGCCGACTACAGCTATCAAAACTTCCGTCTGCGTGCCCTCTATGCCCGTTGGGACTTAAGCGGCACCATCGACGCCGATGCCGAAAATCAATACGGCTTCTACATCGAGCCCTCCTACCGCTGGCAAGTGAGTGAAAAATATGGCGAGCTCGGCGTCTACTTCCGCTACAGCAACTACGAGTATTACACAGGCACGCTGCTCAGCGAAAACGACATTTACGAGCTCGGCCTCAACTACTGGCCACACCCGAATGTCGTCTTCAAAGCCGACTTACAAGAAATATCCGAGTCCGACCAGTACAGCGCCAATGGCGACACCGTCTTTAACCTAGGCGTCGGCTACCAATTCTAATTGTCAAAACCTTGGCCTGCGCTTGCTCTTTCAGCCAGCGCAGGCCTTTTTGGTATCTATGCACTTTCGCCTCAGTACATTCAGCTTACTCCTCCCCCTGTTCCTAGTGGTCAAGGTCGGCTTGCAAGCGAAAGAGGACATCTACCTGGAGCCTGACAGCTTCATCCAACAGAGCTTCGAAGGCACGCCCGAACAAAAAGTGCTGTGGTTAACGAAAGAAACCAAGGCCCGCATCAAAGCAGTTTTCGGTAGCGACTATCCTGGCCTGCGCATCCGCTACTGGCAACAGGGCCCGCGCACCGCATGGATTCTCGAAGAAATCGGTAAGGTCAAGCCCATCACTACCGGCTTTCTCATCGAAGGCGATGCCATGCTACAAATGCGCGTGCTCATCTATCGCGAAAGTCATGGCTGGGAAGTGCGCTACCCCTTTTTCACCGATCAATTCACAGGGCTGCAATTATCCCCGGAGCAAAAGCTTAATAAGAAGATCGACGGCATCAGCGGCGCCACCCTCTCAGTCAACGCCCTCACCCGCCTCTCAAAACTAGCGCTCTTCCTACACCAGGAGGTAACACAGTGAATTTCCCGCGCAAACGTGTAATCTTAGCCTGGCACCGCTGGATGGGCCTAGTCTCGGCCTTGTTTCTAGTCGTGCTCTCCATCACTGGTCTGGCGCTCAACCATACCGAGCGGCTGGGTTTAGATACGATACAAATCAACAACCGTTTCATCCTCAGTCGCTACGGCATGGCCGCCGGCTCTGAAATCCACGCCTACCGCATCCACGGCTCCCACACCTTGGCACACCTGAATGGACAACTTTTCTACGACGGCCAAGCACTCACTCACGGCGACCTCCCCCTCGGCATCGTCGAAGGCGATCCCATCAGCGTCGTCGCCACTGCCACTCAACTCATTTATCTAAGCGGCGATGGCGAGTTAATCGAGACGATTCACCACAGCCAGCTGCCCTACGATAAACTCATCGCCGTCGGGCGCAGTGGCGACGATCGCCCGGTACTCATCGCTGAAGAGGGATGCTGGAGCCCCGACGCTAATTGGCTCGATTTCGACACGTATCAGGCTGGCTACAATGTGAGCCCACTGATACAAACCGAGCTCAGCGATGCCAGTGCCGCAACAATTCTAGACGCCTTTCAAGGCAGTGGAGTTTCCCTATATCGTGTAATGCTCGATCTACATGCGGGACGCCTATTCGGTTGGGGCGGACGCACACTAATGGATCTAACTGCCATCGCGATCCTACTACTGGTCAGCTCCGGCATCGGCGGTTGGCTGCGCAAATCACGCCGAAAAACACCGTCCATTTCCTGATGCAACGTCGACGCTTCATTCAAATTATGGCGAGCTCCATCGCGGGCTTAGGCCTCGGGCAAACACTTTCTGCACGTTCACTACAGCCCGTGAGTTGGCAAGGCTACGCACTCGGTAGCGAAGGCCAATTTACGCTCTACACAGAGCAGCCCACACAAGCCAGACGCATACTCGACACTTGCTTAGCTGAAATCCGCCACCTCGAATCGCGCTTTAGTCTATACGACAGTCAATCCGAACTCTGTCAGCTCAACCGCAACGGCTCACTCAGCAATCCCGCCCCCGAGTGGCAGCCTCTACTACGCGCGATCGACCAAGCCTACCAACAAACAAACGGTCTATTTGACCCCACAATTCAACCCATTTGGAAGCACTATCAAGCACATTTTGCAGCGCAGCCTCAGGCCACGACTGTGCCCGATGAAGGCACATTACAAGCGGCCCTCGCTCGCACCGGTTGGCAACACGTGCAGCACAATGAGAGCGGCGTCCACTTCAAGCAGCCCAGCATGTCACTCACCCTCAACGGCATCGCCCAAGGCTACATCACCGACCGCATCGCAGAAATCCTACAGGCCGCCGGCTACGGACAAGTACTCATCGAACTGGGTGAGACACGCGGACTGGGACAACATCCAGAGCAACGCCCTTGGCAAATCGGCATCCAAGACGCCAACAACCGCCAAAACATCTACCGAATCGCTGAGCTGGAAAACCAAGCCCTCGCCACCAGTGGTGGCTACGGTAGTCCCTTCTCTCAAGACGGCACATACCACCACCTGATCCACCCGCAGACAGGCCGCCCCACCACACAATGGAAAAGCCTAAGTGTGATTGCCCCCTCCGCCACCCAAGCCGATGCCCTCTCGACCGGACTCTCATTTGCCAGCCCAAGCCAGATCCAGCAATTCCAACAAACACACGACCAAGTCCAAATACTCACACAGGCCTAATAGACGTAGAGTGCGAAGATTGTGAAGCCCCTACAGAAAACACGTCTGCATAGTAATGATTCTGCAAAAATACGTCATCGCCGAATTCGGCCTCAGGTAATGTAAGCAATCAAGTTTCATCGCATGAGTCACACTGCGGCGTACCATGCTCTAGCCATCCATTGCCCCCCTCACCCCACTAAACAAGTTCGGTGTCGTGTTGAACCTTAGAAAGCTTAGTCTGGTCGGACGGCCACACCGCAGCGCTCGCCCATCTTGGCGTACACCTCGCGCCCAGCCGCGGCTTGTTCCAGTAAATCGGCATCGAGCCGTAACGCGCCTGACTGATAGATCGTCGTCACACAGGAGCCACCAAAAGAAAAATAGCCCTTGTCCGCGCCCTTCTGCACCACTCCGGGCTGAAAGGTCGAGTGCATGCCCCCCACACAGGTCGCCCCCACTTCCATCACGATCACTTTGCCAAACTCAGGCGAATCCACCAAGGTGCGCGCACGTCGGTTTTCCCACAAAATCGATAAATTGCGCCGCAAGGCCAAGGGACTCACCGAGCGCAAACTTCCTGCCAGGATGTCCACCGGCCCGGCCTGCCCCGCAACCGGGAAATGATAGCGGTGGTAATCCACTGGACACAGCCGCGAGATCACCATCGAGCCCCCTTCAAACTCACGCGCCAGCGCGGCGTCCCCAACAAAGGCTTCCAAATCAAAACGCTGCCCTTTGATATAAAAACTGTCTGCCAAACTAACATTCTCGATCCCCAGGTGCCTGCCATCGGCTGGGAAAACCGCTACCGCCGGATCGGCATCCACAGGACGCGCGCTCGGCTTCAACTTGCGGTAAAAGAATTCATTAAAACTCGAGTAGCTCTCAACAGAATCCGCAAATTCATCCACATCGACCCCATAGTCCCAAATAAAAGGTGCCACCTTGGCGCGACTCTTCGGGGAATCCATCCGCCAGCCATACCACTTCGAGAACCACAAGCGCTTCACCGCCACCGCTACCGTCAAGCGGCCCAACGGATTCCCATACGCCCAGCGTAAAAAGCCCTCCCCATAGACATCCTCCGTCTCCACTTCGCCACTGTGGCGATTGTAAAACTCGATGGCTGCGTTATATTCTGCGTCCTGACTCATACGGCTGTGCTAA
The nucleotide sequence above comes from Coraliomargarita algicola. Encoded proteins:
- a CDS encoding beta-ketoacyl-ACP synthase III encodes the protein MSQPTQSVIITGTGAYAPDHIVTNDDMAKIVETSDEWIRTRSGISERRFAAKDETTSDMAQLAAEKAIAAAGIDRNEIDLIIVATMTPDMPFPSTACLLQSKLGLNNITAFDIQAACSGFIYALNTGSNMLRSGAYKKALIIGAEKMSSILDFEDRTTCVLFGDGASAVILETSETAAVGVLDTITGSDGSDPSLLYQAAGGSAIPASVESINARQHFIKMNGKEIFKLAVRVMGQVSQDVLERNDYSTDQVDLLIPHQANMRIIDSLAKRMKLPMEQFHNNLDRYGNTSGASVGIALDEAFRNGRIKSGDLVLLVAFGAGLTWGASLIKWQ
- the bamD gene encoding outer membrane protein assembly factor BamD encodes the protein MQRNAFTLLAIWFLLLSSLQVEAGLNPFSWFAGDDEEDVIALKIASPADEAAAASLLETGMAKLEDGNTGSANRTFKKIIKKYSTAKAAADARYYRGQILTTKGKWVKAFASFQEVISKHPNYESFDQVIGAQFECATALMEGARGRILWIIPGFRQYGEATREFEQIVRNAPYSDYAPLSLMNIAIVSEMQEKPEDAIDALDRLINYYPQSMLAPDAYYNMAETYSNLVKGAQYDQGSTRQAISYYEDFLILFPKSNYLGEVESNLAAMEDLLARSRLSLGDFFYNFRSNNTAALVFYNETITIAPESEAAAEARLRIADIEAGVKPTSGASILRKILTD
- the lptE gene encoding LPS assembly lipoprotein LptE, which codes for MKMLPNALRTPLLAMLTVLAAILISGCQSYQWGNPAELPFKSIYIKPVSNDSFAPQAQALLSGQIRDAFIRDGRTLLVTSEEDADAVLLVNLTNYKRRAAALSSQDTATAADFDLTLVAELSLYNQNQGDYFFEGRVIEETSNAYVNNPYLASTATSNTQSFLQSEDQAMSLLTRDLARRISNEVLSPWEPKQ
- a CDS encoding FMN-binding protein, with protein sequence MHFRLSTFSLLLPLFLVVKVGLQAKEDIYLEPDSFIQQSFEGTPEQKVLWLTKETKARIKAVFGSDYPGLRIRYWQQGPRTAWILEEIGKVKPITTGFLIEGDAMLQMRVLIYRESHGWEVRYPFFTDQFTGLQLSPEQKLNKKIDGISGATLSVNALTRLSKLALFLHQEVTQ
- a CDS encoding PepSY-associated TM helix domain-containing protein, with product MNFPRKRVILAWHRWMGLVSALFLVVLSITGLALNHTERLGLDTIQINNRFILSRYGMAAGSEIHAYRIHGSHTLAHLNGQLFYDGQALTHGDLPLGIVEGDPISVVATATQLIYLSGDGELIETIHHSQLPYDKLIAVGRSGDDRPVLIAEEGCWSPDANWLDFDTYQAGYNVSPLIQTELSDASAATILDAFQGSGVSLYRVMLDLHAGRLFGWGGRTLMDLTAIAILLLVSSGIGGWLRKSRRKTPSIS
- a CDS encoding FAD:protein FMN transferase, whose product is MQRRRFIQIMASSIAGLGLGQTLSARSLQPVSWQGYALGSEGQFTLYTEQPTQARRILDTCLAEIRHLESRFSLYDSQSELCQLNRNGSLSNPAPEWQPLLRAIDQAYQQTNGLFDPTIQPIWKHYQAHFAAQPQATTVPDEGTLQAALARTGWQHVQHNESGVHFKQPSMSLTLNGIAQGYITDRIAEILQAAGYGQVLIELGETRGLGQHPEQRPWQIGIQDANNRQNIYRIAELENQALATSGGYGSPFSQDGTYHHLIHPQTGRPTTQWKSLSVIAPSATQADALSTGLSFASPSQIQQFQQTHDQVQILTQA
- a CDS encoding phosphatidylserine decarboxylase produces the protein MSQDAEYNAAIEFYNRHSGEVETEDVYGEGFLRWAYGNPLGRLTVAVAVKRLWFSKWYGWRMDSPKSRAKVAPFIWDYGVDVDEFADSVESYSSFNEFFYRKLKPSARPVDADPAVAVFPADGRHLGIENVSLADSFYIKGQRFDLEAFVGDAALAREFEGGSMVISRLCPVDYHRYHFPVAGQAGPVDILAGSLRSVSPLALRRNLSILWENRRARTLVDSPEFGKVIVMEVGATCVGGMHSTFQPGVVQKGADKGYFSFGGSCVTTIYQSGALRLDADLLEQAAAGREVYAKMGERCGVAVRPD